DNA from Mesorhizobium sp. DCY119:
GAGGTCTGCTGGCCCTGGATCATGTCCATCGCCTTGATGAGCTGGATCGGACCGGCCGCATAGCCGATGCGCCAGCCGGTCATGGCATAGGCTTTGGACACGCCGTTCATGGTCAGCGTGCGGTCGTAGAGTTTCGGCTCGACCTCGGCGATGGTCTTGAAGACGAAATCGCCATAGGTCAGGTGCTCATACATGTCGTCGGTCAGCGTCCAGACATGCGGATGCTTGAGCAGGACGTCAGCGATAGCCCGCAACTCGGCCTCGGTGTAGGCCGCACCCGACGGGTTCGACGGCGAGTTCATCAGCAGCCACTTGGTCTTCGGCGTGATCGCCTTTTCCAGCTCCGCGGCCGTCAGCTTGAAGCCGTTGTCGATCGAGGTCTCGGCAAAGACCGAGGTGCCGTTGCAGATCGCAACCATCTCGGGATAGCTGACCCAGTAGGGACGAGGGATGATGACCTCGTCACCGGGGTTCAGCGTCGCCATGAAGGCGTTGAACAGGATCTGCTTGCCGCCGGTGCCGACGATGGTCTGCTCCGGCTTGTAGTCGAGATTGTTCTCGCGCTTGAACTTGGCCGCGATTGCTTCGCGCAGCGGCGCGATGCCGGACACCGGCGGATACTTGGTCTCGCCGCGGCGGATCGCATCGATGGCCGCATTCTTGATGTTGTCCGGCGTATCGAAGTCGGGCTCGCCCGCGCCAAGGCCTATCACGTCCCGGCCCGCATTTTTCAGCTCGCGCGCTTTCTGGGTGACCGCGATGGTCGCAGAAGGCTTTACGCGTGAAAGGGCATCGGCAAGGAAGGCCATGACGTTTTATCTCCGGTTCATGGATGGGCCAGTTTTCAGCCGCGCTTCTCATGTCGGATTGTGCGGAGAATCGCAAGTGTTGCGTGGCCGTGGCCAAGACAAATCGCCGTGTGGGCCGATTCATGGATTTATTAACGCGCAATAAAACGTTGCATGGCAATCTCCGGCGTCAATCCGGAGCAGCATCGTGTCGCGCAGTGTCGGCCTCAATCACGTCATCCGAGGCGATGACGGCACCGCTACAGGCGTGTGGGGCGCTTTCACGCTGGAAACGGCCTTTCAGCCAATCTTTGCCTTCCGTGATGGCAAGCTGGAAATCGTTGCCTATGAAGGCCTGCTGCGGCCCTCGCGCGATGGCGCGCCGGTGGCGCCGACGACTTTCTTCAACGAGATCGCTGCCGTGGACCGACTGGCGGTCGAGACGCTGACGCGCACGCTGCATTTATTGAATGCCGCGATCTGGCTGGACGCGGACGCCACGATCTTCGTCAATTTCGACCCTTCCATCTTCACCGAGCGATCCGTCGTCGACAATGCTTTGCGCGACCTGCGCCTGGTGCTGCATGAGGCCGGCATCGAGCCCTACCGCGTTATCTGCGAAGTGACGGAGCAGAAGGCCGCCTCGCAGGAGGTGCTTTATGCCTTCGTCGAGGCGCTGCGGGCTAACGGCCTGCGGATTGCCATCGACGATTATGGCGCAGCCGAGTCCGACATTACGCGGATACGGGAATTGCGGCCAGACATCGTGAAATTCGACGCGCAGTGGATCGCCCGGCTGATGGAAACGGGAGCCGGCTTCGCGCTGCTGACATCCATGGTCGAGAACTTTGCCGAGCAAGGCATCATGACCGTGTTCGAGGGCATCGAGGAGGGCTGGCAGCTGGACCTCGCCGAACGATCCGGCGCTTCCATGGTGCAGGGTTTCGTGCTGGCGCGGCCGGAAACGGTGGCGGCCGGGGCATCGCCCTTGCCGGAAGCACCGCCGACCGAGCCGGCCATCGAGCCGCAACTCCTAGTGAAACCCGTCCGCAGTGCCCGGCGCACGGACAAGAAGTTCGGCCGAAGGAGGCCATCATGACATCCGCATCAGGCCTTTTGGCTGCCATCGACGAGGCGATTTTTGTCGACGAAGTGGGTATCGAAATCGGCGTCATGGGCGATCTTCGGCTGAAGAGCGCCTGCCAGCCGATTTTTTCGCGCTCGGATGATGTGCTGGTGACGGTGGGCGTCAAATCCGTGCCGGCGTTTTTCCTGCATGGCCGGCCTTTGACGACCAAGGAGTTTCGGGATGGTGCGGCCTCTCCGTCCGCCGAATTTGCCGAGATGCTGTTGCGGGTTCTGCATCTGCGGAACTATCGCAATATCGGCCTTGGCGACGTCGATATGTTTGTCGATTTCGATGCGGGATGGTCCGATCTCGATACCTTCCTGAGCTTCCTGCCGACTGCCGCGTGGGAACCGGAATGCACCGTGTTGTGCCCGGATATGCTGGTCTGCGAACTCGACAACGTCATGCAGTCTGAAGCGGAGCATGTTTTGCAGCTCGCGGAGCAAATGCGCTGGAAGGGCATTCGGACAGGCTTGCGCGTTTATGGCGTCGGGCAGGCCGGCGACGATGAGATCGAGTTGATCCGCCCGGATGTCGTGCGCGTGG
Protein-coding regions in this window:
- a CDS encoding EAL domain-containing protein, translating into MTSASGLLAAIDEAIFVDEVGIEIGVMGDLRLKSACQPIFSRSDDVLVTVGVKSVPAFFLHGRPLTTKEFRDGAASPSAEFAEMLLRVLHLRNYRNIGLGDVDMFVDFDAGWSDLDTFLSFLPTAAWEPECTVLCPDMLVCELDNVMQSEAEHVLQLAEQMRWKGIRTGLRVYGVGQAGDDEIELIRPDVVRVDETWFGELCRDSATVRLFAPIVSALQDQGAKVLVEGIADAASLRVALDANVDLFQGDLLALAALAGTVFDEKPLPIARLLGRNVVRLFG
- a CDS encoding pyridoxal phosphate-dependent aminotransferase — its product is MAFLADALSRVKPSATIAVTQKARELKNAGRDVIGLGAGEPDFDTPDNIKNAAIDAIRRGETKYPPVSGIAPLREAIAAKFKRENNLDYKPEQTIVGTGGKQILFNAFMATLNPGDEVIIPRPYWVSYPEMVAICNGTSVFAETSIDNGFKLTAAELEKAITPKTKWLLMNSPSNPSGAAYTEAELRAIADVLLKHPHVWTLTDDMYEHLTYGDFVFKTIAEVEPKLYDRTLTMNGVSKAYAMTGWRIGYAAGPIQLIKAMDMIQGQQTSGACTIAQWASVEALNGPQDFIAKNKAVFQARRDLVVSMLNQARGITCPSPEGAFYVYPSCAGLIGKKTQAGTVITDDAVFTSELLEAEGVAVVQGSAFGLGPNFRISYATSEALLEEACTRIQRFTASLT
- a CDS encoding EAL domain-containing protein, producing the protein MSRSVGLNHVIRGDDGTATGVWGAFTLETAFQPIFAFRDGKLEIVAYEGLLRPSRDGAPVAPTTFFNEIAAVDRLAVETLTRTLHLLNAAIWLDADATIFVNFDPSIFTERSVVDNALRDLRLVLHEAGIEPYRVICEVTEQKAASQEVLYAFVEALRANGLRIAIDDYGAAESDITRIRELRPDIVKFDAQWIARLMETGAGFALLTSMVENFAEQGIMTVFEGIEEGWQLDLAERSGASMVQGFVLARPETVAAGASPLPEAPPTEPAIEPQLLVKPVRSARRTDKKFGRRRPS